CGTGTATTGTTGTAGTAGCTGTGGTAATGTGGGAAAACGTGAAACGTTTTTCCAAGTAACTGTTGGAAAGTCAAAGACTTTTCAATGGTTACGTCATTTCCACAGCTTTCTTATTTTTTCATGATACTTTTGACAGTACCGAGATTTGAGATTTGGGTAATTGAAACGAGTGAAGAAGCATTATTCTCATACATGGCAACATTCTTTCAAACTGAATGCAGCGATAAGATACCCGGACAGTATTAGGGATATATTATTGTTATGTTAGAAAATAATCAGGGGAAAACGAACGAATTTTCAGTTCAGCCGTATAAAGAGTGCAAAAACGTTTCCCATACTCCGAAAAAAGAGTTTCAGTGAGGGGGAAGGGTGCAACCCTTCCTTGACAGCAAGTTTATTTTATTTTATATTGTTATGCTTGTTTAAGATATATGCGAGAGTGGCGGAATTGGCAGACGCGCCAGACTTAGGATCTGGTGGGCATTGCCCATGGGGGTTCAAATCCCCCCTTTCGCACCACTCCTTTGTCGGCCGAATCCGAGGAGCAGAAAGCGGAAGCCCGATATTTAACTTTCATGCACAGTATCCCTAAATCCAATGAGAATGAAATGAAGATTGAGTTGAAGGAAACTATCGGCTGCAAGAAAAAATTGTATGTGGAAGTGGATCAGGAAAGGTTCGATGCGGAAATTAAAAACTCCGTGAATAAACTGAGACGGGAAGTCCAGATCCCCGGATTCCGTAAAGGAAAAGCTCCCGATTCCCTGCTCTTGAGGCGCTTCGGCCCATCGATCCAGGAAGAGGCTGTCAAGGGTTTGATCCCCAAGGTGCTGAAAGAAATGTATGAATCTGAGGGGTTGAAACCCGCCGGCGAGCCTGAAATTTCGAATCTGAAAATCGGGGAGGACAGCACAGTTTCCTTCATGGTTGGGGTTGAGGAGCTTCCCGCCATCGACATTGAGGTTTTTAAAGGACTGGCTGTAACGAAAGAAGCTCTGGAAGTCACCGACGATGATGTGGAAAATACCCTCGAGCGGTACCGTCGCATGAAAGCTGTCCAGAATGAGGTCGACCGTGAGGTCCGTGAGGGCGACATTGTAGTGATAAACCTCCAGAAGCTCGATTCTTCAGGTTTGCCCATCATCGGGGATAAGTTGACGGATCAGGTGGTGGCGCTCGACGGTCAGAGTTCGCCTTCTCCGGATTTCGACCGTCAGATCGCGGGTATGAAGAAAGGCGATCACCGGGTGGTGCGGTTTACCTACGATGAATCCATTGACAATCCCAATCTGGTTGGTGTAACGGAAGTGTTTGATGTTGAAATAGTCCATATTCATGAAAATATCGTTCCGGAGCTGGATGACGATTTCGCCAGGAGTTTTGGGAATTATGCCGATCTGGCCGATCTGCGGGAGAAAACACGGAAGTATCTGGCCGGCCAGTACGAGTACAATTCCGAGCGGAAGCTGCGTGAGAGCCTGATGGATGAATTCATCCGCCAGAATCCGTTCGAGGTGCCTGGCAGCATGGTGGAGAAGATCATACATTCCGAGTTAAAAAAACTTCGTGAATCCAGGCCGGATGAGCAGATCGATGAAGCTTCATACCGTGCGCAGGTAAGGCCTGATGCAGTCAGAGGGGTGCAGAGCTACCTTGTCCTGGAAGTAGTGAAGGAAAAACAGCAGATTGAGGTTACCAAGGAAGAACTTGCCGAAAGGCTGGAGCTCATTGCACGGCTGGAAGGCGTTAATGAAAGAGAACTCAGGCGCCGGTATATCAAAAATGGACGTATTGATGAGGTGCGCGATGAAATCGCCCTGAACAAGGCGTACAAATGGATGGAAAGCGTCGCAGACATACGGGTGGAGACAGCTCAGAGGACGCCTCAGCCTTCGAGAATCATTAAACCCCGGTAAAGGAGAATTTCTTATGAATTATATTCCCTATGTTATTGAACAAACCGGTCATATTGAGAGAAGCTACGATATTTTTTCCCGTCTTCTCAAAGACAGGATTATATTTATAGGAAGAGAGATAGACGACATCATGGCCAATGTGGTTTCCGCCGAGCTTCTCTTTCTTGAGGCGGATGATCCGGATAAAGATATTTTCATGTATATTAATTCCCCCGGAGGAAGCATTCATGCAGGTCTTGCCATTTATGACACCATGCAGTATGTCAAACCGGAAGTGAACACCACCTGCCTCGGCCTGGCGGCCAGTATGGCTGCGGTGCTCCTGGCATCGGGCGCCGAAGGGAAGCGTACCAGTCTTCCCAATTCGCGGATCATGATACACCAGCCCTGGGGGAGCGGGAAAGGCCAGGCGGTGGATATTGAGATTATAGCAAGAGAAATTCTTAAGAGCAGAGATATTATTGTTGACATTCTTGCCGAAAAAACCTCGCAGTCCCGTGAGAACATCCTGAAAGACATCGACCGTGACAAGTACATGTCTCCCCAGGAAGCCAAGGAATACGGGCTGATAGACGCAATCATAACCAAAAGGACAGAATTCAAGAAATGATACGCAAAAATCCGGGTAAGGGCGGCTTATCCTGCTCTTTTTGCGGCAGAGATGCCTCGTATGTCGATAAAATAATATCTGGCCCTTCTGTCCAGATATGTTCCGAATGTGTCCGAACCTGCTATGATATCCTCAGAGAGAGCGGCGAATCCCATCCGCTTGTCCTGGATTTCGATATTCCCACTCCCGAGGTAATCAAATCCGGCCTTGACCAGTATGTAATCGGGCAGGAACGGGCCAAAAAAATGCTCAGTGTGGCTGTATACAATCATTACAAGCGCATCAAGAACAGAGGTTCCCTGGATGACGAAGTGGAGATCGAGAAGGATAACATCCTGCTCCTCGGTCCCACCGGAACCGGCAAGACTCTCCTGGCCCGGACCCTGGCCCGTCTCCTTCGTGTCCCTTTTACCATAGCGGATGCGACCATTCTCACCGAGGCCGGATATGTCGGCGAGGATGTGGAAAACATCCTGGTCAGGCTTCTTCAGGCAGCAGATTATGATCTCGAGCGTGCGCAGATCGGCATCATATATATCGATGAGATTGACAAAATCGCCCGCAAATCGGCCAATCCGTCAATTACCCGTGATGTTTCCGGCGAAGGTGTGCAGCAGGCTCTTCTCAAGATACTGGAAGGAACCGTGTCCAATATCCCTCCCAAGGGAGGACGCAAGCATCCCGAACAGGCCATGGTAGCGATAAATACGACCGATATTCTGTTTATCTGCGGCGGGGCTTTCGAAAATCTGGATGCCATCGTTCGAAGGAGAGTATACCAGAAAGCGATGGGATTCGGATCGGAAGT
This is a stretch of genomic DNA from Candidatus Latescibacter sp.. It encodes these proteins:
- the tig gene encoding trigger factor — protein: MKIELKETIGCKKKLYVEVDQERFDAEIKNSVNKLRREVQIPGFRKGKAPDSLLLRRFGPSIQEEAVKGLIPKVLKEMYESEGLKPAGEPEISNLKIGEDSTVSFMVGVEELPAIDIEVFKGLAVTKEALEVTDDDVENTLERYRRMKAVQNEVDREVREGDIVVINLQKLDSSGLPIIGDKLTDQVVALDGQSSPSPDFDRQIAGMKKGDHRVVRFTYDESIDNPNLVGVTEVFDVEIVHIHENIVPELDDDFARSFGNYADLADLREKTRKYLAGQYEYNSERKLRESLMDEFIRQNPFEVPGSMVEKIIHSELKKLRESRPDEQIDEASYRAQVRPDAVRGVQSYLVLEVVKEKQQIEVTKEELAERLELIARLEGVNERELRRRYIKNGRIDEVRDEIALNKAYKWMESVADIRVETAQRTPQPSRIIKPR
- a CDS encoding ATP-dependent Clp protease proteolytic subunit, with protein sequence MNYIPYVIEQTGHIERSYDIFSRLLKDRIIFIGREIDDIMANVVSAELLFLEADDPDKDIFMYINSPGGSIHAGLAIYDTMQYVKPEVNTTCLGLAASMAAVLLASGAEGKRTSLPNSRIMIHQPWGSGKGQAVDIEIIAREILKSRDIIVDILAEKTSQSRENILKDIDRDKYMSPQEAKEYGLIDAIITKRTEFKK
- the clpX gene encoding ATP-dependent Clp protease ATP-binding subunit ClpX, producing MIRKNPGKGGLSCSFCGRDASYVDKIISGPSVQICSECVRTCYDILRESGESHPLVLDFDIPTPEVIKSGLDQYVIGQERAKKMLSVAVYNHYKRIKNRGSLDDEVEIEKDNILLLGPTGTGKTLLARTLARLLRVPFTIADATILTEAGYVGEDVENILVRLLQAADYDLERAQIGIIYIDEIDKIARKSANPSITRDVSGEGVQQALLKILEGTVSNIPPKGGRKHPEQAMVAINTTDILFICGGAFENLDAIVRRRVYQKAMGFGSEVHSAKDSKIGEILARVEPDDLNKFGLIPEIIGRLPLYCSLDELDENALLNILTEPRNALVKQYKRLFELDGIDLEFDSKALDKVVQISVNKGTGARGLRSVMGRAMMDIMFRIPSMPGVKKVIITAETIENNTMPIIESGDGAVLKIA